One Buteo buteo chromosome 4, bButBut1.hap1.1, whole genome shotgun sequence DNA segment encodes these proteins:
- the SLF2 gene encoding SMC5-SMC6 complex localization factor protein 2 isoform X4, translated as MTRPLGVGVPPPGPPVTRSRRHFTPTAAAGKTAQDVRYRRGAAEGRTGAREVAADRNQTITEFFKPVSNKDLGHKDRTVLCSPDKGNVKDAGIGLSVLCTERFEKKISPPKKVRRKKMPDQTPNTSPVVDAFRRGIKEEKDSVNILENGRACKALGSLYPKVVIQKLLVTTGSQSFFLAKKDKTVKSEQGRNEKCLGITRAPLSSGSSWEQKTDCMDLEDTSSDSDKWVSSSEADTQNPCAGNNGTANNMPLCQNPGLPMKLPCAPTDSEFRLSLEALRRERKRKKHRMKQSKPHPVKPFSGTSVSHQGNGCPLRKIQHSGSRETASDDPSQPKPKQVSKHEASSPNALRTSSETAGGMRKSQSVPSCCLRSKMSSGRSKQIDFPGKRKHAAMSADADSSIQSEVSSLNDPAFSRSSAKCKNRKSDFVKNILLKSTCGDVLQLMEAAALPGHDSTLPEEYLNSSNDNEKNNCSSVGLSSSYSAHSPGKNNHISVVDTKENQLQVANSCFFLEKSLPFSQEKSTVLPSLHRLTQTKGVKSHLQNAGLSQVLDAKKEQDGKRPERCAHNKAYSIKSSNSFSKTKDKTPENVSDSGSVEGSRKLALSEETGKSVACLLPFKEGCMDSGCMSSQLSGELKVESTCTAESMLNGKSKSSFDSEDESLECSLDDDEEVFIPLQEMLSSRPRAQAGTLEESSLDSFSQDTMTPLLKLHLSKPSVVSQVSYVNSLEHLLKEKEESKRVDELEKRLQEDIQGREADSSDGEDEENASGDEDLSEEHRAFIKRFSVVAHAIPDYHPGEDIFDLSTSGKIFNQHNLDLRNFHFIPQNPIGKLLFSSSVTQQLSLAINGFLSSAYGCVLCPVPILKWLFQMMSVHPDYFISTQILDRLMEITLKNASISDEQSKPWIPSLADVSAVFVNMGVAFRSLFPLQHLQPNFNECDILSQMQETVSKQQPREDLTSANPAFFSLPENNLINVIKFLGFCTTVIQGGYTDQEILLLLLLLFKISLEKQLKQIPLVDFQCLFIKLLISIKDWDTKGVDVYSFANKTNAHHIHSSVWGLLLLLF; from the exons ATGACCCGGCCGCTCGGCGTGGGCGTGCCGCCGCCGGGTCCGCCCGTCACCAGGTCCCGACGCCATTTTACGCCGACGGCCGCGGCCGGAAAGACGGCCCAAGACGTCAGGTACCGGCGGGGAGCGGCTGAGGGGCGGACGGGAGCGCGGGAGGTGGCCGCCGACAG aaacCAGACCATTACAGAGTTCTTCAAACCAGTTTCAAACAAAG acCTTGGCCATAAAGACAGAACTGTGTTGTGTTCACCGGACAAAGGAAATGTGAAAGATGCAGGAATTGGACTGTCAGTTCTATGCACTGAAcgttttgaaaagaaaatttctcctCCAAAGAaggtcagaagaaaaaagatgccAGACCAAACACCAAACACAAGTCCTGTGGTAGATGCCTTTCGGAGAGGAATTAAGGAGGAAAAGGACAGTGTAAACATTTTAGAGAATGGCAGAGCATGCAAGGCACTGGGTTCATTGTACCCAAAAGTTGTGATTCAAAAACTCCTTGTTACCACAGGGTCTCAGAGCTTTTTCTTGGCCAAAAAGGATAAAACTGTCAAGTCAGAACAGGGAAGAAATGAGAAGTGTCTGGGTATAACAAGAGCACCATTGTCTTCTGGAAGTAGTTGGGAACAGAAAACTGACTGTATGGATCTAGAAGACACTAGTTCAGACTCTGACAAATGGGTTTCATCATCAGAAGCTGATACCCAAAACCCCTGTGCTGGAAATAATGGCACTGCGAACAACATGCCTCTGTGCCAAAACCCAGGTCTTCCCATGAAATTGCCCTGCGCTCCAACTGACTCTGAATTTAGGTTGTCGCTGGAAGCGCTCCGCAGAGAAAGGAAGCGGAAGAAGCATAGAATGAAACAATCTAAGCCACATCCTGTGAAGCCATTCTCAGGAACAAGTGTATCACATCAG GGAAATGGATgtcctttaagaaaaatacaacattCTGGTTCAAGGGAGACTGCCTCAG ATGACCCATCACAACCAAAGCCAAAGCAGGTTTCAAAACATGAGGCATCTTCTCCAAATGCACTGAGAACATCATCTGAGACGGCTGGTGGTATGCGAAAGAGCCAGTCTGTTCCTTCATGCTGCCTTAGATCAAAGATGTCTTCTGGACGATCCAAACAAATAGACTTtcctgggaaaagaaagcatgctGCCATGAGTGCGGATGCAGACAGTTCAATTCAATCTGAAGTATCGAGTTTGAATGACCCTGCTTTTAGTAGATcatctgcaaaatgcaaaaatagaaaGTCTGACTTTgtaaaaaatatccttttaaaGTCTACTTGTGGTGATGTTCTGCAATTAATGGAGGCTGCTGCTCTACCTGGACATGATTCTACTCTTCCAGAGGAATACCTCAACTCAAGCAATGACAATGAGAAGAATAATTGCTCCTCTGTAGGTTTGTCATCTTCATATTCTGCACACAGTCCTGGTAAAAATAACCACATTTCTGTTGTGGATACCAAAGAGAATCAATTGCAGGTGGCTAACTCAtgctttttcttggaaaagtcccttcctttttctcaggaaaaaagtaCTGTGTTGCCTTCTCTCCACCGCTTAACACAAACAAAAGGTGTGAAATCTCATCTCCAGAATGCTGGCTTATCTCAGGTATTGGATGCTAAGAAAGAGCAAGATGGGAAAAGACCAGAAAGATGTGCACACAATAAAGCTTACAGTATTAAATCCAGCAacagtttttcaaaaacaaaagacaagactccagaaaatgtttctgattCTGGTTCAGTGGAAGGTTCTAGGAAACTTGCACTTTCAGAAGAGACTGGTAAAAGTGTTGCCTGTTTGTTGCCCTTTAAAGAAGGGTGCATGGACAGTGGCTGTATGTCTTCACAACTCTCAGGAGAGTTAAAAGTTGAAAGCACCTGTACAGCTGAGTCTATGTTGAATGGAAAatcaaaaagcagctttgatAGTGAAGATGAGAGTTTGGAATGCAGTCTAGATGATGATGAAGAAGTATTCATACCACTGCAAGAAATGCTCTCTTCAAGACCCAGGGCACAGGCAGGAACCCTGGAAGAATCTAGTCTTGACAGTTTTTCTCAGGACACCATGACTCCATTACTGAAGCTTCAT CTTTCTAAGCCTTCTGTTGTTAGCCAGGTGTCATATGTGAACAGCTTAGAACATcttttaaaggagaaagaagaatctAAAAG GGTAGATGAACTAGAAAAGCGGTTACAGGAAGACATACAAGGAAGGGAGGCTGATTCTTCAGATGGAGAAGATGAGGAAAATGCCAGTGGAGATGAAGATCTCTCAGAAGAACACAG GGCGTTTATAAAGAGATTTTCAGTAGTAGCTCATGCCATACCTGACTACCACCCTGGAGAAGATATATTTGATTTATCAACCTCTGGGAAAATCTTCAATCAGCATAACCTAGACTTGAGGAATTTTCACTTCATCCCTCAAAATCCTATAGGAAAGCTCCTTTTTAG TTCTAGTGTaacacagcagctttctttAGCTATTAATGGTTTTCTGAGTTCTGCTTACGGTTGTGTCTTGTGTCCCGTACCAATTCTAAAGTGGCTTTTCCAG ATGATGTCTGTTCATCCTGACTATTTTATTTCCACCCAGATTTTAGACAGATTGATGGAGATAACACTAAAAAATG CTTCCATCAGTGATGAACAGTCTAAACCATGGATTCCTTCACTAGCTGATGTGTCAGCTGTTTTTGTCAATATGGGTGTTGCGTTTAGATCTCTCTTTCCATTGCAGCATCTTCAGCCCAACTTTAACGAGTGTGATATTTT AAGTCAGATGCAAGAAACAGTGAGTAAACAACAGCCAAGAGAAGACCTAACCTCTGCCAATCCAGCCTTCTTCAGTCTACCAGAAAACAATTTAATCAATGTGATTAAG tttctaGGTTTCTGTACAACAGTAATTCAAGGTGGATATACTGATCAAGAaatattgctgctgcttctattgctatttaaaataagCTTGGAGAAACAGTTAAAGCAAATTCCTTTGGTGGATTTTCAGTGCCTTTTCATAAAGCTTCTGATAAGTATAAAAGACTGGGATACAAAG GGAGTAGATGTGTACTcctttgcaaataaaacaaatgccCACCATATCCATTCTTCAGTATGGggacttttgttgttgttgttttaa